The following proteins come from a genomic window of Dreissena polymorpha isolate Duluth1 chromosome 1, UMN_Dpol_1.0, whole genome shotgun sequence:
- the LOC127867958 gene encoding bursicon-like: MPESKSGWLLSVLLVLLFDFVHSELLPEKNMLESSTNCSLRYLQMRVKLENCLPVRLVTRACSGACVSYTRVSLEHPELLQTKCDCCQYVGRRKKRFGIKCPQKNARNRYTIKVMSVTMPRRCLCRPCSNVANGVESAEKVMFRTSPILGAMVTADIIR; the protein is encoded by the coding sequence ATGCCGGAAAGTAAATCCGGATGGCTTTTGTCAGTCTTGCTGGTGCTCCTGTTTGATTTTGTGCATTCTGAGTTGTTACCTGAGAAAAACATGCTTGAATCCAGCACCAACTGCTCGCTAAGATACCTACAGATGCGAGTTAAGCTAGAGAACTGTTTGCCAGTCCGCCTCGTGACTCGGGCATGTAGTGGGGCATGCGTTTCTTACACACGAGTTTCCTTGGAGCATCCTGAACTGCTGCAGACCAAGTGCGACTGCTGTCAGTATGTAGGCCGCCGAAAGAAGCGGTTTGGAATAAAATGCCCGCAGAAGAACGCCCGGAACCGCTACACTATCAAGGTTATGTCCGTAACTATGCCGAGGAGATGCCTGTGTCGTCCGTGTTCCAATGTTGCCAATGGGGTGGAGTCTGCAGAGAAAGTGATGTTCAGGACCAGTCCGATACTGGGTGCTATGGTTACTGCTGATATTATTCGCTAA